The DNA window TAAAGATAATTGGCCGGTTGGACGGCCTTAAGAGCTGTGGGGAGTCTGTAATTTTACTTATAATTGATGACAGCACACAATACCAAGAGGGTAGCTCTGTGTTTTATGTTGTTAAACAATATACCATAAGAAGTGATTTTACACTGCTTGAGCTTGAGGCTCCTGGCGCTAAGGTAAGTAAATATCATAACGGAACGGCTCTTGTAATTCAGGGCAGCGAAGATAAAAACAACAGTATAGCTACTGTAGCGGATAAGTTTGGATTTTCCGAGCGTTGGGATGATATAGACGGCATGGAAAAAGGCTGGGGCGGCACGTATTCAAGCGGCGAAGGACAGACTTATATAATCGGAGCTAACAACGCATGGAATCCTGATGAAGGAATGAGCAGCACACGTAAGGCACGGCGAAACTATATCGTTAATGATGATAACGAAATAACAAGCTGCTATTATGCAATCAAAACAGATGTGCTGGGCACGTGTATGTGTTATATCGGAGCATATCCCACTAACCGCAGTTTCCAAACACAGTGGATAAAGTACAGGGAAAGTGTCACCGGAGCAGATATAATCAGTTCAACATATTGGACAGACTACGAAACTGGCAACCCTGAACAGGACGGCTACACATGGAAATACCACAGGGTTATAGCAGTTGTTTCACCAACAAATGCACTACTGTTAACAAAAAGGAAAGTGCAAACCAAAAGCGGGTTTATCTCAAGGCTTGTGACACTGACAGTGGCAAGCTCTGAAAACCTGAGCATTTATGGCCCCTGTTATGCAATTGGCCAGTGTTTTGTAGGCGGGCAGTTTTGGTATGGCATACATACAACGCATACAATAGATCGGTATAGCTCACAGCAAATCGGCGTAAGAGTAGAAAATACAACATATTATGAGACTCTTGAAATTGGAGATATTACAATTGAGAACTTATCATATAACATCAAAGTTGAGGAGTCATTTGACGATTTAAGCATTTATCCTTTCAACACACCGATAGTATCAGATACGGAAACCGACCTTTGCCATGGCTCCTGTACAGGTTGGGATGGGCAATGTACGGACAGTTTTAGCGGTGGGGTAAAGTGTGAGGATTTTGGAAAATGGAATGCGGATTTTACAGTACGCAAGGGGAATTACTGTAGTGGCGGGCGTCCCGGTGTACAAGTAGATGTCTTAACAATTCCAGCCGGAGCAACCCGTACGGAGAGCGGCAGCAATGAGCTACACATTTTAGGCTTTGATAATTATCAGGGCAGCAAATATATCGTCTTGTTTTATGAGTTGACCGAGGTAACGCTCTCAGAAGAGGTTAACGAGGTTGGATATGACACGGCTTACTCTAAGGTCAGCAGCACTAAGTATTATTTGTATATTAAATCGGACAACTCAGAAACAAAGACATTGCTTGCAACGAAAACAGCGACAATTACATTGACAAGCACTAACCCTGCTGTTTTTACAACCACAAACACGGGCAACAACATAAGCAAGGTGTCATGCCAGATAAACCGTGGTATAGCGGTTTACACATACTGCGTAGTAAATGTGGAAAGCGGAGCTCAGGAAAAGCGTGTGGTTGGTTATAAAAACCTTACAAACAGTAAATACGGAACCAATCAATCAAAAGAGTATGAAAGCAGCAGCGATTTAAACGTGAGCGGCACGTACTGGCAGTCTAAGATAGCAGTCGGCATAACGAAAGGGTAATTTAATCTGAGAATTTACATTTGTAATCTTTTTGTTTTTACTTTATGAATCTTTTTATAATACCAAAAAACCGTGGTTTCTTCATATCACACTATACAACAACACAAGCTGATAATGTATAATTCAAAGAGGAGACCTGTTTGAAACTTATATTAAAAATTGTGTTTGCGCTTTTAGTTACGACGGCTTTGGCTGGTTTGTTTGTTTTTGTCAGTCATACGCATCACGGTAAGGGCGGTACGCAGATATATAAGAAAACGAAAATCGCTATGGATACCGCCATTACGATTACTGTTGTTTCAGAGAGTCAGGAAAAGGCTGAGAAAGCCATAGATGTGGCGTTTAAGAAAATTGAGTATTATGACCATATTTTTAGTTTCTTTTCGCCAGATAGCGAGGTCTCACTTATTAATAAAAATGCCGGCATTAAACCCGTGCAGGTGTCAAAGGATACTTTTGAATTAGTGAAAAAAACTGTGGAAATCTCAGAGTTAACCGGAGGAGCTTTTGATCCAACAGTTGGAGCATTTATGGTGCTTTGGGATTTTAAGAGGGCAGTTAAACCCTCTGATGATGAATTAAAAAAACGGATTCCACTGGTTAATTATAAAAACATTATGATAAATGAGGCAAACTCCTCAGTTATGCTTAAACTAAAGGGAATGATGCTTGATTTTGGGGGCAATGCCAAAGGATATACTGCAAATAAGATTGCAGAGGTGCTTAAAGTGGAGGGAATAACCTCAGGGATAGTTGCAATAGCCGGAGATATTAAAACCTTCGGCACAAAGCCCGATGGCAGCCCGTGGTATATTGGTATACGTAACCCCCGCGGGACTCCCTCAGATCTTGTGGGAATTATAAAACTCAAAGACCTGGCTGTATCAACAGCAGGCGACTATGAACGCTTTTTTATTGAGGGAAACCACCGCTACCACCATATATTAGTGCCTCAATCCGGCTATCCGGCAACGGAGTTCCAAAGCGTAACAATCGTTAACCCAGAGGGGTTTATTACCGACTCCCTTGACAATGCAGTCTTTGTGATGGGAAAAGAAAAGGGTCTTGAATTTATAAAAAAACATAATCTTAAGGCATTTCTGATATACAGCGATAACACGACCTATATAACGGACAACCTGAAAGAGGAATTTGAGCGCTAAAACTCTCATTAAGCCACTGACTTACGCGGATGTGGCACTGTTTTTACTCCTTATAATCGCCTCGGTTTCAGCTCTCTTTTATGTTTCTGCCGGGGTATCCAAAGGAGCGGTAGTAAAAATAGAGGTAAACAACAAACTCCTCTACCGGTATCCGCTTAATGAAGACAGGCGAATTCACCTTGAGTTTATGGATATAGAGATAAAAGGCGGGCGGGTTGCCGTAACAGATGCCGACTGCCCAAATAAGTTATGTGTCAAACAGGGGTTTATAGACAGAGGAGCTATAATTTGTCTTCCTAACAGAACCGTTATAACTGTTGAGGAAAACGGCCAAAACAAGCGGGGTGTTGTTGATGCAACAACGTGATAAGTTAACACTTGCTATGCTAAGTGCGTTTGCCGTTGCGATTACCGGTTTTGAGAGGTTTATACCTACTCCTGTGCCGTGGTTACGGTTTGGACTTGCCAATATCATCATACTGATAACGCTGATTCTGTATGGATTTAAGGCGGCCTTTACGGTTTCACTGATAAGAGTGATAGGGGGCTCAATCATAACAGGCACATTTTTAGGACCGGCTTTTGTGCTGAGTTTTAGCGGCAGCGTGTTAAGTGTGCTCTCTATGGGAGCCCTATATAAGGTTATGCCAGGAGTATTTAGCCCGATAGGACTTAGCCTTATTGGAGCGCTCTTTCATAATTTAGGACAAATAATATCTGCGTATTTTTTATTTATTCAAAATTTGAGGGCAATGCTTATAATAACGCCGATTATACTCTTTTTAGGGACACTTACGGGAGCGGCTAACGGAATAGTTACAGCAGTTGTACTTGAGCGCTTGAAAAAAAGTCAGAATAACGTACACAATACCTGATGAGGGTAAAGTGTCCGATGTGTAGTAAAGATGTTGAATGGAATGGTAATCCATTCAGGCCATTTTGTTCAGAGAGGTGTAAATTAACTGATCTGGGCAAGTGGGCAGCAGATGAGTACAGGATTGCCGGTAGCCCGCTCAATGACGATAACGCTGATTATAACAAAGATATAGAGGAGGAATAAAAAAATGATAAAAGTCGTGGTAGCCGGAGCATCCGGCAAGATGGGACAACGGATAGGCGTTTTGGCAACAGAACACCCTGAAATAACCCTTAGCGGAGCGTCTGAAAGGTCAGGGCACAGTGCAATTGGCAAAGACTTTGCCGACGTGGCAGGAGGCGCTAAAACCGGAGTTTTTATAAATAATTCTTCAGATGCTCTACGCGGAGCTGATGTGGTCATTGAGTTTACTGTGGCTGAGGCAACCCTTGAAAACTTAAAAACCTACGCCTCCCTCAAAATCCCAGCGGTCATTG is part of the Nitrospirota bacterium genome and encodes:
- a CDS encoding FAD:protein FMN transferase, with product MKLILKIVFALLVTTALAGLFVFVSHTHHGKGGTQIYKKTKIAMDTAITITVVSESQEKAEKAIDVAFKKIEYYDHIFSFFSPDSEVSLINKNAGIKPVQVSKDTFELVKKTVEISELTGGAFDPTVGAFMVLWDFKRAVKPSDDELKKRIPLVNYKNIMINEANSSVMLKLKGMMLDFGGNAKGYTANKIAEVLKVEGITSGIVAIAGDIKTFGTKPDGSPWYIGIRNPRGTPSDLVGIIKLKDLAVSTAGDYERFFIEGNHRYHHILVPQSGYPATEFQSVTIVNPEGFITDSLDNAVFVMGKEKGLEFIKKHNLKAFLIYSDNTTYITDNLKEEFER
- a CDS encoding NusG domain II-containing protein; this translates as MSAKTLIKPLTYADVALFLLLIIASVSALFYVSAGVSKGAVVKIEVNNKLLYRYPLNEDRRIHLEFMDIEIKGGRVAVTDADCPNKLCVKQGFIDRGAIICLPNRTVITVEENGQNKRGVVDATT
- a CDS encoding Gx transporter family protein, with the protein product MQQRDKLTLAMLSAFAVAITGFERFIPTPVPWLRFGLANIIILITLILYGFKAAFTVSLIRVIGGSIITGTFLGPAFVLSFSGSVLSVLSMGALYKVMPGVFSPIGLSLIGALFHNLGQIISAYFLFIQNLRAMLIITPIILFLGTLTGAANGIVTAVVLERLKKSQNNVHNT
- a CDS encoding DNA gyrase inhibitor YacG; this translates as MRVKCPMCSKDVEWNGNPFRPFCSERCKLTDLGKWAADEYRIAGSPLNDDNADYNKDIEEE